CTGTGCGCGGCAGTGGCGTCAAGGCGCCCTGGCCGCCGGCACGGTCTTCCTCCCGGCGAAACGGAACGGCTGATGAGCCCCGCACCGCCGCATGTGAGCCCGCTCCTGAGGATACGGACCCGGCGAAGCGGCTCTTGGGCAGGCGCCCGCGCCGTCTTTGTCTTGAATTCGGCTTCCGTTCTGAAAGCTCTGTTATGAGACGGCGCGATCCGCCGTCCGGAAGATCGCAGCGTGCCCTCTTCCGATTTTCAACATAAGGTAAGCTTAGCTGCTCGACCAGATACCCGGATAACCTGCGGTGCCCGCAAAGGTTCCGCTTGCCGAACGGCAGGCGCGGGCGGCTTGATGCCCGCGCCGTGCCGCCTCAGGGCATGAGGGCGATCTGGTCGATGCCCATGGCCTCGGGGAAACCCAGCACGAGGTTCATGTTCTGGATCGCCTGTCCGGAGGCGCCCTTCACCAGATTGTCGGTGGTGCAGAGCACGGTGGCCCGGCCCGCCACACGATCCGCCACGACGCCGATATGGGCCCAGTTGGAGCCGCGCACATGGCGCGACTGCGGCACCTGGCCGAAGGGCAGGACATGGACGAAATGCTCGTCCTTGTAGAATTCGGCGAGGATGCGGTGCAGGTCCTCGGCGGTGCCGCCGGTGGTGCGCACATAGATGGTGGCGTAGATGCCCCGGTTCATGGGCGCGAGATGCGGCACGAACACCGGCTGCACGGTGCGGCCGGCGGCCTTGGAATATTCCTGGTCCAGCTCGCCCATGTGCCGGTGGCCGGACACGGAATAGGCATGAATGCCCTCGGAGACTTCCGAGAACAGCATGGCCTCCTTGGCGGACCGGCCGGCGCCGGACATGCCGGTCTTGCTGTCGACCACGATCTGGTCCGGCTCGATGGCGCCGG
The Azorhizobium caulinodans ORS 571 genome window above contains:
- the argC gene encoding N-acetyl-gamma-glutamyl-phosphate reductase, which gives rise to MSEAKARIAVLGASGYTGSELVRLLLRHPRVELVALTADRKAGQSMADVFPQFAPFKLPTLVTIDSVDFTQVDLVFCALPHATTQTVIKDVFEKAPKVKVVDLSADFRLTDPGAYEKWYGHVHAALDLQKEAVFGLVELYRDEIRKARLVANPGCHTTTAILPIVPLLEAGAIEPDQIVVDSKTGMSGAGRSAKEAMLFSEVSEGIHAYSVSGHRHMGELDQEYSKAAGRTVQPVFVPHLAPMNRGIYATIYVRTTGGTAEDLHRILAEFYKDEHFVHVLPFGQVPQSRHVRGSNWAHIGVVADRVAGRATVLCTTDNLVKGASGQAIQNMNLVLGFPEAMGIDQIALMP